The Argonema galeatum A003/A1 genome contains the following window.
GATATTGATGGGTAGTTTCTACTAATCCGAAGGTTTTCGCGAATCCTACTTCTAGAGTAATTCTCACTGTCAACCTTAATTTGTTTGGAGAGATCGGAAAAATGGCTACCTCAACTATGATGAAAAAGTTATCGATGGCTACAGCAAGTGCAGCAGTTGTTGCTTTAGGAACAGGATTGGTGGCGCAACATGCACAAGCTTACAGTCTCTTCAGCGAGCGGACATCTTTTCAGAACGAACTGGACACTTTGGTTGTTGATGATTACGAAAACCCAGCTTACTTAAATGGTGATGTTATTAACGGGTCAACTGTTGATATTCATTCGGATGCTCAGATGAGTAGCATACTTGGCGAAACCCAATACAATACCACTGGCTGGAACAACTGGAACTTGATCGTGGAACAAAATTTCGGTCATAAATACTGCGCTGGCTGTAACGGTTCTTTCTTGCTAGATTTTACCCAAACAACAGTAGGAAATTCACTTGGTGTATTTGGGGCAGGCTTTGATATTTTTGCTGGTACTAACTACTTTGCTCATGTCATCTTAGGAGACGATAGCACGCAAGATTTTTCCTTGGCTTCATCAGGGCAAGGTTTTTGGGGCATCACATCTGAGAAAAGCATTAAAGGTATTCACATTGGGCTTGCAAACGGAGGCTCCACTACCAATGGCTATATTGAAATTGACAACTTAACCATTGGATCGAAATCTGTGCCCGAACCTACCTCCGCAATCGGTCTGTTGGGGCTAGGTGCAATAGGTGCTGCTTCTATGCTGAAGCGCAAACAGCAGCAGAAAGCGACAGCAAAAGCATAATCTAACCACCTAAACGAATCGACGAACAGAAAGGTTAGGATAACAGTTGCAACAAACCTGTCAAACCAATTAAAGCATAATCCGTGTTTTTCCCAGTGGAAAGCACGGCTATTTTTTTGGGGGGATGATGCAATGGCGCTAGAAACCCGGTTTCTCAAAGAAACCGGGTTTCTGGGGTGTCTGAGTAAAGAATGTTTGGTGCGATCGCGCTTTTATGATGGGTGTTCAAGAAACCCGGTTTCTCAAGCCTGACTGAGAAAGGTGCAAGATATGGGTCAGGGGATGCAAGTGCGATCGCTTTTTGGTGAAATGGATAAAATGCGATCGCGCAGTGTGCCGTAGGCATATCGCACTTTTCCCAACTCCGATTATAATTAAGGATATTTCGCAGAATATTCTCTAGTCCGATCGCCACCCAAAGAAAGTAAAAAAATTTAACAATGATTGGTACTAATATTTACATCAGCCAAGAAATTCAAGAATCTCTAATTAAAGCAGCTGCTTTAAAAAAAATGTCTTTTGAAGAACTAGCTTCTGCCATTTTGAGAGAAAGTCTCCCAGAAAAGTTGGGTGAAATAACCTATACTTCAGAAAGCCAAAGCAAATTTGCCCTTAATCCTCTTAGGGAAATGCAACCATATTCTTATTTAGCAGATCCTAATGAACCCGCTATTTCTACCGATGATTGGGAAATGAATCAAGATGTTGAGGTAAATGATTTGTGATTATTCTTGATACTCATATTTGGGTTTGGTGGAATCACAATGATTCAAAGTTAACTTTTCCCCACCATGAGGCAATAAATAGGGAAAGACCTCATGGTTTAGGTATTTGCTCAATAAGTTTACTAGAGATTAGCAGACTTGTTGTTCAACATACAGCGCTTTTCAGGTGAGTGAGGTACACAGATACCCGACTTCTCAAAGAAGTCGGGTATCTCGCTTGGACAAGGATGTTGCCTTTAGATGGCTGGTTTAACTTTTTACTCATTAGACCTCTCCAGAAATTAAAGGTGCGTTAGCTGAACCCCTTGTAGAGACGTTGCATGCAACGTCTCTACATTCTTTTTTGGAGAGGTCTATTAGTATAGGCCAGGCTGATAATAGCTGGAAATCACACCAGATTTTTTTGATTATTATCTGTATTTCCTCGGTTTCAAAGCTGGAAGTGCAGCGCTTGTGCGTTCTGCGCTTATTTGGTTAGACCAGAAACCCGGTTTCTTTATCGTTGGCCCAGAAACCCGGTTTCTTTGAGAAACCGGGTTTCTTTATCGTTGGCCCAGAAACCCGGTTTCTTTTAGGGAAGGGATTTGGGGAAAGATGGAAGTGCTAGAGCCATAACCCGTAGATCGATCGCGTTCGGTGGTAATCTGAAAAATGGCATTGCT
Protein-coding sequences here:
- a CDS encoding PEP-CTERM sorting domain-containing protein, giving the protein MATASAAVVALGTGLVAQHAQAYSLFSERTSFQNELDTLVVDDYENPAYLNGDVINGSTVDIHSDAQMSSILGETQYNTTGWNNWNLIVEQNFGHKYCAGCNGSFLLDFTQTTVGNSLGVFGAGFDIFAGTNYFAHVILGDDSTQDFSLASSGQGFWGITSEKSIKGIHIGLANGGSTTNGYIEIDNLTIGSKSVPEPTSAIGLLGLGAIGAASMLKRKQQQKATAKA